CGGCAGCACCCATTTCGAGCGTTCATTCTTTTCAACGATCCCTGAACTGCGGAGCTGTGAGAGCATATCACGGACGACCGTCCGGCTGACGGAAAAGTGCTCAGTCAGCTTCCCTTCGTTGATTTCCAGAGGACCGAAAGGAAGTGCGCGGATCAGCTCTTCGCGCAGGACTGGCAAGATTTGATCAGGGTTGGAAAGAGCCCGTGGAACCTTGTCTCTTGCCGTTAGATCGAACAGGGCCTGTTCAATAGAATCCCGACGGGGCAGCACAGAAGAATCAGTCCCGACCAGAAAGCCCCGGCCTTCGAAACGGGTGATCATTTTCCCAATATGAAGCTCTGCGAGCGCCTTTCTGATCGTGGTTCTGCTGGTACCAAAATGCCGGGCTAATGGCTCTTCGGTCAAAACTTGACCCGCCTCCAAACGCCCAGAAACCATAGCGTCCCTGATCGCTTCGGAAATCGACATATATCTGGGAATCATAGACAAATTTCAAACTTCGCCGTTGCGTTCCGTTGCTGGTACTGGACTGGCCGCCGACTTGTGTTGCGGGGCGAGGCCTTCGACCTCACGTACCTTAGGTTGCCCGGCCGGAAAACAAAAGGCTTCCCTTTCAGAAAAATGATCTTATGAATACTAAAGATCATTAATGTGGGAGAGGACACAAGATGGCATACACGGAAGCGGCAGCGCAGCGCCCGACGGCGGATGAAAAATCACATCTGTTAGAAGCTTCAATTTTGCCGGTCTGGCTGAATCAGCGAACCATTGGCGGACTAGGCTACGTGTGGATCTGGATTGGTATGGCGGTCATTATCGCGACCTTCCAGCTGGGCGCGGGCGGGGTTGCCGGATTGCCGCTGACGACGGTGATCGGGACCATTTTCCTTGCCAATCTTGTGCTTGGGTTGGTGATGGCGCTCACGGCGGATATCGGCACCGAGCACGGCATCAGCTTTGCCGTCTATCTGCGGGCGCCCTTTGGGACCATTGGCACACATTTGCCTTCGGTAACGCGGGGAATTGTCGCAGCTGCATGGTTCGGCATTCAGACCTACCTCGGGGCGCTCGCACTGAACGGTATCGTGTCCTACTTAGGCGGGTTTGACAGCTGGGTGTTCTGGTATGTCGTGTTCGGCTTGGTCCAGATCATCAACACCGCTATGGGCATCCGGGCAGTTCAGCTGCTCGCCAGTATTGCGGCCCCCGCGATCATCGCGATCTCGATCTGGATGTATTTCACCCTCGAGAACGTCGCTTCGGCGGGCGGGCACAACATCTGGACCTTTGCCGGCGATGCGGAAATGAGCGTTGTTGCGCTCTTCGTGGCCAACATGGCGTTCTGGTCGGCGCTTGCGGTGGATATTCCCAATATCACCCGGTTTCTGAAGACGGACGGAGGCGAGAAAAGCTTCTTCCGCCGCAACCGCAATATCTTTGCGGCGCAGTTCATCGCCCTGCCGGTGGCGCAGAGCTGGATCGCGCTGATCGGGGCGGTTTCCTTTATCGCAACCGGGGACTGGAATCCGATCAATGTCATTCAGGCACAGGGGACCGGGGTCACGCTGATTGTGCTGCTGGCGATGGTCATCCTGGCGCAATGGTCCACCAACACCAGCGCAAACCTGATCCCTGCCGCGCTTACCTTCGTGAACGCTGGCGCGCCTCGCATCACCTATGCGATGGGTATCGTGATTGCGGGCATCGTTGGCACGCTCACCATGCCCTGGCTGATCCTGAACCACCTGTTCACCTACCTCGGCATGTATGGCGCAATGCTGTCTGCTGTCGGCGGCATCATGGTCTGCGACTATTTTCTGATCCGGGGCCGCCGCCTGAACGTGCCGGACCTGTACCGCGAAGATGGCCAGTTCCGTTACTTTGGCGGCTGGAACCCGGCTGGTCTGATCGCTTGGGCCATTGGTGGTGGGCTGGCGCTGTATTTCATCCAATACGCTTATGTCGTCGGCTTCCCGGCTGCGATGGCAGTGTATTTCATCCTGATGAAAGCCTGGGTCCTGCCGCGTCATGAGCAGGCCGAGATCAATGACCCGGACGATGCGAAATACCTCGCGACATCGGTGGATCTGAACTGGGTCTACACGGCGGAAAACGGCATGCAGCGGGTCAAAACTGCAGACATCCCGTCGGATGCGATCGCTCGCGAAGACCTCTAAGCCGATCAATCCGGGCGGGGGCACATCGCACCCGCCCATGGAGACCATCATGACAGTGTTTCAAGAACATCACTTAGCCGGGACAACGACAGTCCCCGTGACGGAGCGGACGGCTGCCGCACTGCGGGCGCTGGAAGGCTGGCAAGAGTCAGGCGCCTGCACCGCAATCACTGCAGCGCGCGCGACGATGCAGGCCGCACAAGCTGAAGACCGCGCTGCCCGTGGTCAGTCGTTGGGGGCTCTGGACGGGATGAGCGTCCTCTGGAAGGACATTATCGACCAGGCGGGCCAGATCATCACCTGCGGCTCGGCCCTGCGCAAATCCGCGCAACCAGCGACGCAGGACGCCGCCTGCGTTACTCTGATCGAGGCCGCCGGCGGCGTATCGCTGGGCCGGACCGGCCTCTCGGAATTCGCCTTCTCCGGCCTTGGCATCAACCCGCATTTCGGCACACCGCCCTCTGCCCTGTCGGAGACGGTGCCACTGCTGCCGGGCGGCTCCTCCTCGGGTTCTGCGGTGCTGGTGGCGGCTGGGCTGGCCGATCTGGGGATCGGAACGGATACCTCAGGCTCCGTCCGACTGCCTGCGGCGCTGAATGGCATCTTTGGTTTCAAGCCCAGTGCGGCCCGCTATGATCGAACCGGCGTGCACGAGCTGTCCCGGACGCTTGATACTGTTGGCACATTGGCGCGGTCCATTGACGTGCTGCGTTCGGCGGACCAAATTCTGAACACCCAACCAGCCACCAACCCCGGCAAGGCGAAGACCGAAATCCTTGACCTGTCGGAGAGTCTCGGCCTGGTCTGGGAACCAGAGGTGACTGCGGCCTATCAGGCGGCGCTGAGCCGTATGGCAGCCGCCGGATGGACCGTGCGCCCCGCACATCTGAAAGCGGTTGACGAGCTGCGTGACCTGACCGCCTCCGAAGGGCCACTGGTGGCGATCGAAGCCCGGCGAAAGTATGCGGATCTGCTGGCAAGCGATGAGGCCAGCAAGATCGACCCGGTGATCCGCACGCGGCTGCTGCAG
Above is a window of Leisingera methylohalidivorans DSM 14336 DNA encoding:
- a CDS encoding NCS1 family transporter — its product is MAYTEAAAQRPTADEKSHLLEASILPVWLNQRTIGGLGYVWIWIGMAVIIATFQLGAGGVAGLPLTTVIGTIFLANLVLGLVMALTADIGTEHGISFAVYLRAPFGTIGTHLPSVTRGIVAAAWFGIQTYLGALALNGIVSYLGGFDSWVFWYVVFGLVQIINTAMGIRAVQLLASIAAPAIIAISIWMYFTLENVASAGGHNIWTFAGDAEMSVVALFVANMAFWSALAVDIPNITRFLKTDGGEKSFFRRNRNIFAAQFIALPVAQSWIALIGAVSFIATGDWNPINVIQAQGTGVTLIVLLAMVILAQWSTNTSANLIPAALTFVNAGAPRITYAMGIVIAGIVGTLTMPWLILNHLFTYLGMYGAMLSAVGGIMVCDYFLIRGRRLNVPDLYREDGQFRYFGGWNPAGLIAWAIGGGLALYFIQYAYVVGFPAAMAVYFILMKAWVLPRHEQAEINDPDDAKYLATSVDLNWVYTAENGMQRVKTADIPSDAIAREDL
- a CDS encoding amidase family protein — its product is MTERTAAALRALEGWQESGACTAITAARATMQAAQAEDRAARGQSLGALDGMSVLWKDIIDQAGQIITCGSALRKSAQPATQDAACVTLIEAAGGVSLGRTGLSEFAFSGLGINPHFGTPPSALSETVPLLPGGSSSGSAVLVAAGLADLGIGTDTSGSVRLPAALNGIFGFKPSAARYDRTGVHELSRTLDTVGTLARSIDVLRSADQILNTQPATNPGKAKTEILDLSESLGLVWEPEVTAAYQAALSRMAAAGWTVRPAHLKAVDELRDLTASEGPLVAIEARRKYADLLASDEASKIDPVIRTRLLQAPVLSDAQYAGYLRKREQLISGGRAEIGDRLLAFPTVPSLRHALPVYLNDQNAAQELNARLLAATMIGSLLDWPGLAVPLRDADGRVEGSILLSAASGNDDGLLTQVEQLIPALTHPIFNI